The nucleotide sequence GTGGCCCCCACCAAAGCGGTAGGCACCCGCAGGCCCGGAGCCGCGTTGGGCGCTCCGCAGACGATCTGCAAGGGATCTCCCCGTCCGACATCCACCCGACAAACCCGCAACCGGCCACCCTCCGGGTGGGGCCGAACCTCAAGCACCTCCCCCACCACCACCTGCGAAAGACCGGGATTGAGCTGCCGCACCGTTTCTACCGCAACGCCGTGCCGGGTAAGGAGTTCCGCCACTTCCTCCGGACTGAGATCGTCGAGATCGATCCATTCCTGTAACCACCGATACGATACCTTCACTGCCAGACCTCCTCACAATCCCCGGCGGAATTGCCGCAAAAAGTGCAAGTCGTTCATATAAAAATGGCGGATGTCATCAATCCCATATTTCAGCATGGCGGTCCGTTCCACCCCTAAACCGAAGGCAAAACCTGACACCTCATCGGGATCGTACCCCGCTTTCTCGAGCACATACGGATGGACCATTCCCGCTCCCAGAATCTCTATCCACCCGCTCCCCTTACAGACCCGGCAACCCGCCCCGTCGCACAGCGGGCAAGAAACGTCCACTTCTGCGCTGGGTTCAGTGAACGGAAAATAACTCGGGCGCAGGCGAATCTGCCGATCTTCTCCGAACATCCCCCGGGCAAAAACGGTGAGGACGCCCTTGAGATCGCTCATGCGGACCCCCCGGTCTACCATCAGCCCTTCGACTTGAACAAAGGAGTGGGAATGGGTGGCATCGTCCTCATCCCTTCGGTACACTCGGCCGGGCACAATGATTTTGACCGGAACGGAAGGACAGGTCTTTTCCAACGTCCGGGCCTGCATCGGCGAGGTATGGGTTCGCATCAGAATCTCTTCGGTAATGTAAAAGGTGTCCTGCATATCCCTGGCCGGGTGATCTTTCGGAATGTTGAGAGCTTCAAAATTATAGTAGTCCAGCTCGACCTCCGGTCCTTCATGAATTTCAAACCCCATACCGAGAAAAATCTCTTCAATCTCCTCAATAATCCGGGTCAACGGGTGCAGGCCGCCCACGGTAAAGCGCCATCCGGGAACGGTAACGTCCAATCGCTCGCTCTCCAGCCTCCGCCGCCGTTCCTCTTCCTTCAACGCGTCTTGCCGGGAAGCCCGGGCCTCTTCCAAAGCGTCCCGGATTTCATTGGCCAATCGACCGATCCGGGGCCGCTCATCCTCGGACAGCTTGGCCATACCGCGCAAAACAGCGGTCAATTGTCCTTTTTTCCCGAGAAAACGCAGCCTCCACGCCTCTAGTTGGTTCGAATCCTCGCACTGCTCCAATTCCTGTAACGCGCGCCTTTCCAACTCGCGTAAGGTTTCTTCCACAACCCGGCCTCCCTTTTACAACAAAAAAACCTTCGCAGACAAACGAAGGTCCCGCGGAATCATGATTCCCGCGTCAGTTCCGACCACTCAACGCCTTCATTATACGAAATTCCAGCTGTGAAA is from Kyrpidia tusciae DSM 2912 and encodes:
- the pheS gene encoding phenylalanine--tRNA ligase subunit alpha, whose protein sequence is MEETLRELERRALQELEQCEDSNQLEAWRLRFLGKKGQLTAVLRGMAKLSEDERPRIGRLANEIRDALEEARASRQDALKEEERRRRLESERLDVTVPGWRFTVGGLHPLTRIIEEIEEIFLGMGFEIHEGPEVELDYYNFEALNIPKDHPARDMQDTFYITEEILMRTHTSPMQARTLEKTCPSVPVKIIVPGRVYRRDEDDATHSHSFVQVEGLMVDRGVRMSDLKGVLTVFARGMFGEDRQIRLRPSYFPFTEPSAEVDVSCPLCDGAGCRVCKGSGWIEILGAGMVHPYVLEKAGYDPDEVSGFAFGLGVERTAMLKYGIDDIRHFYMNDLHFLRQFRRGL